The following proteins are co-located in the Tripterygium wilfordii isolate XIE 37 chromosome 2, ASM1340144v1, whole genome shotgun sequence genome:
- the LOC119980869 gene encoding uncharacterized protein LOC119980869 — translation MVQTWLLNSMELHVAEIFSYYESSADLWDAVKEMYGNQNNAARVFQLKRDIACLQQEGKPFIQFLGSMKSMWNELSVYRPHTTDSAVLLKRAEEDKIFQLLANLAPDYEDLRSHILMNSELPSLGSVCATIQREEVRRKVMNCNLKTEVSEARAYMFNHKRSEERSYKGKRPELKCNHCHNLGHTVDRCWVLHPELKPKFPRENMPQKRTQPSGYKANHVTTMAGDGLSRFSSSPITLINEFASYLQAKQGESDNNGKSAALLGQFAGFLSEDKNGATDDTSGFGHQEDDW, via the exons ATGGTGCAGACATGGCTACTTAATTCTATGGAATTACATGTTGCTGAAATTTTCAGTTATTATGAATCTTCTGCAGATTTATGGGATGCTGTTAAAGAGATGtatggaaatcaaaataacgcggcacgagtttttcaactcaaaagagacattgcatgtcttcaacaggaaggtaaaccatttattcaatttcttggtaGCATGAAAAGTATGTGGAATGAGTTGTCTGTTTATCGTCCACATACTACTGATTCTGCTGTCTTGCTAAAACGGGCTGAAGAGGATAAAATATTTCAGCTTTTGGCTAATCTTGCTCCTGATTACGAAGATCTCCGTAGTCATATACTTATGAATTCTGAGCTTCCTTCTCTAGGGAGTGTTTGTGCTACTATTCAACGGGAAGAAGTCCGAAGAAAGGTCATGAATTGTAACCTCAAAACTGAGGTATCTGAAGCCCGAGCATATATGTTCAATCATAAACGATCTGAAGAAAGAAGTTACAAGGGAAAGAGACCTGAGTTGAAGTGCAATCATTGTCATAATCTTGGTCATACAGTGGACCGATGTTGGGTACTTCATCCTGAATTGAAGCCTAAGTTTCCGAGAGAGAATATGCCTCAGAAACGGACTCAACCTTCGGGATATAAGGCTAATCATGTTACAACCATGGCTGGAGATGGATTGTCAAGGTTCTCCTCAAGTCCAATAACTCTTATTAATGAGTTTGCTTCTTATCTTCAAGCAAAGCAAGGTGAATCTGATAACAATGGGAAGTCAGCTGCcttacttggtcaatttgctGGATTTCTATCTGAAGATAAAAATGGTGCAACTGATGACACATCAG GATTTGGTCACCAAGAAGACGATTGGTGA